One genomic region from Prochlorococcus marinus CUG1433 encodes:
- the ileS gene encoding isoleucine--tRNA ligase — MKSQNSKEQKSDFSYKETLNLLKTDFSMRANSVVREPEIQEFWAKNNIDFELGSNNSGEKFTLHDGPPYANGALHMGHALNKVLKDIINKYKTLRGFRVHYVPGWDCHGLPIELKVLQNLKSDERKNLDTLNLRKKATDYAYVQIKNQMEGFKRWGIWGDWDNPYLTLKKSYESAQIGVFGKMFLNGYIYRGLKPVHWSPSSRTALAEAELEYPDEHYSKSIYVSLKITKVPEEIQFKFCQENPNLKKDIFLKNSFITIWTTTPWTIPANEAVAVNPNIKYVFALDEENRIYLLAKELSSIISNKFNKDLKTLLEVKGAFLEDIEYRHPTKNKNCRIVIGGDYITTESGTGIVHTAPGHGIDDFNVGKKYDLPTTCVVDERGNLNEYSGQFKGSNVLKDANELIIDHLKENNLLLLQENYKHRYPYDWRTKKPTIFRATEQWFASVNGFRSSALKAIEEVEWMPATGKKRIHSMVVGRGDWCISRQRSWGVPIPVFYEKNGNEILLNSEIINHIQKLFSEHGADIWWDWDVENLLPEKYLSESDRWKKGTDTMDVWFDSGSSWAAVCEQRSELKYPADLYLEGSDQHRGWFQSSLLTSVAVNNKPPYKKVLTHGFALDENGRKMSKSLGNVVDPNIIINGGNNKKTEPAYGADVLRLWVSSVDYSVDVPIGSTILKQLSDVYRKVRNTARYLIGNIHDYDPNIESFEIDQLPLLDQWMLGRLVEVTDQISNAYENYEFSKFFQILQSFCVVDLSNFYLDIAKDRLYVSSKSQFRRRSCQFVMSKVAENLAVLISPVLCHMAEDIWQNIPYKTKEKSVFQRGWPIYSKSWKNEILNEHIANLRNLRVEINKAIEGCRNKQIIGAALETEVNYLPEDKVVKDSLSWLDKFGNEDVDLFRDWLIVSKFQVVTNLVENSLIIDNNQLGKIQISKAYGQKCDRCWHYEKETFSGIQNTKLCKRCSNIINLEFN, encoded by the coding sequence TGCTAACTCAGTTGTAAGAGAACCTGAGATACAGGAATTTTGGGCTAAAAATAATATTGATTTCGAATTAGGTTCAAACAACTCAGGTGAAAAATTCACACTACATGATGGCCCACCTTATGCAAACGGAGCACTTCATATGGGTCATGCTCTTAATAAAGTCCTAAAAGACATTATAAATAAGTACAAAACCTTGAGAGGATTTCGGGTCCATTATGTCCCAGGTTGGGATTGTCATGGACTTCCTATTGAATTAAAAGTGCTTCAGAATTTAAAATCTGATGAAAGAAAGAATCTTGATACTCTAAATCTAAGGAAAAAAGCAACAGATTATGCATATGTTCAAATAAAAAATCAAATGGAGGGTTTTAAAAGATGGGGTATATGGGGAGATTGGGATAACCCTTACTTAACCCTTAAGAAAAGTTATGAATCTGCTCAGATTGGAGTATTTGGCAAAATGTTTTTAAATGGATACATATATCGAGGACTTAAACCTGTCCATTGGAGTCCAAGTTCAAGGACTGCACTTGCAGAAGCAGAATTGGAATATCCTGATGAACATTATTCAAAAAGTATTTATGTTTCTTTAAAAATCACTAAAGTACCTGAAGAAATACAATTTAAATTCTGCCAAGAAAATCCTAATTTGAAAAAGGATATATTTCTAAAAAACTCTTTTATTACTATTTGGACCACTACACCCTGGACTATCCCTGCAAATGAAGCAGTTGCAGTAAATCCAAACATAAAATATGTTTTTGCTCTTGATGAAGAGAATAGAATATACCTTTTAGCAAAAGAGTTATCTTCTATAATTAGTAATAAATTTAATAAAGATTTAAAGACTCTTTTAGAGGTTAAAGGAGCTTTCTTGGAAGATATTGAATATCGACATCCCACTAAGAATAAAAATTGCAGAATAGTTATTGGAGGGGATTATATTACTACGGAATCCGGCACAGGAATTGTGCACACTGCACCAGGTCATGGGATAGATGATTTTAATGTTGGAAAAAAATATGATCTTCCTACAACTTGTGTGGTTGATGAAAGAGGCAACCTTAATGAATATTCAGGTCAATTCAAAGGTTCGAATGTCCTTAAAGACGCAAATGAATTAATTATTGATCATTTAAAGGAAAATAATTTGCTACTACTACAAGAAAATTATAAGCATAGATATCCTTATGATTGGAGAACCAAAAAACCAACTATTTTTAGAGCAACAGAACAATGGTTTGCGTCAGTAAATGGCTTTAGATCATCCGCATTAAAGGCAATTGAAGAAGTTGAATGGATGCCAGCGACTGGGAAAAAAAGAATTCATTCTATGGTGGTTGGTCGAGGGGATTGGTGTATTTCTAGACAAAGATCGTGGGGAGTTCCAATTCCTGTTTTTTATGAAAAAAATGGTAATGAAATCCTATTAAACAGCGAGATAATTAATCACATTCAAAAACTCTTTAGTGAACATGGAGCAGATATTTGGTGGGATTGGGATGTAGAGAATCTATTGCCAGAAAAATATTTAAGTGAATCTGATCGATGGAAAAAAGGAACAGATACAATGGATGTTTGGTTTGATTCTGGATCTAGTTGGGCTGCAGTATGTGAACAAAGAAGTGAATTAAAATATCCAGCAGATCTTTATTTGGAGGGCTCAGATCAACATCGAGGTTGGTTCCAGTCTTCTTTGCTGACCTCAGTTGCAGTCAATAATAAACCTCCTTATAAGAAAGTTTTAACTCATGGCTTTGCACTTGATGAAAATGGAAGAAAAATGAGCAAATCTTTAGGAAACGTCGTTGATCCAAATATTATTATTAATGGTGGTAATAATAAAAAAACTGAACCTGCTTATGGTGCTGATGTTCTTAGGCTTTGGGTAAGTTCTGTAGACTATTCAGTAGATGTTCCAATTGGTTCAACTATACTTAAGCAACTATCAGACGTATATAGAAAAGTTCGTAATACTGCTAGATATCTTATAGGGAATATCCATGATTATGACCCAAATATTGAAAGTTTTGAAATTGATCAATTGCCGCTCTTAGATCAATGGATGTTAGGCAGATTGGTAGAGGTTACAGATCAAATATCAAATGCTTATGAAAATTATGAATTTTCAAAATTTTTTCAAATCTTACAAAGTTTTTGCGTTGTAGATTTATCAAATTTCTATTTGGATATTGCAAAAGATAGGTTATATGTAAGTTCTAAATCACAATTTAGGAGAAGATCATGTCAGTTTGTCATGTCTAAAGTTGCAGAAAATTTAGCTGTACTTATTTCCCCAGTACTTTGTCATATGGCAGAAGATATTTGGCAAAATATTCCATATAAAACTAAGGAAAAATCTGTTTTTCAAAGGGGGTGGCCAATCTATTCGAAGTCATGGAAAAATGAAATTCTTAATGAGCACATTGCAAATTTAAGAAACTTGAGAGTTGAAATTAACAAAGCAATAGAAGGATGTAGAAACAAACAAATAATTGGAGCAGCTTTAGAAACAGAAGTGAATTATTTACCTGAAGATAAAGTTGTAAAAGATTCTCTGAGTTGGCTAGATAAATTTGGCAATGAAGACGTAGATTTATTTAGGGATTGGCTTATAGTTTCAAAATTTCAAGTGGTCACTAATTTGGTCGAGAATTCTTTAATTATAGATAATAATCAATTGGGTAAAATTCAAATATCAAAAGCTTATGGTCAAAAATGTGATAGATGTTGGCATTATGAAAAAGAAACTTTTAGTGGAATCCAAAATACAAAATTATGCAAAAGATGTTCAAACATCATTAATCTTGAATTTAATTAA